The Acidimicrobiales bacterium genome includes a window with the following:
- a CDS encoding TadE/TadG family type IV pilus assembly protein, which produces MTALRRAMRLRWRRDDGAVAIEFALVLPILVVLVFGIIQFGLFFNRQQGVHAAAREGARIAALSSTTSDDVVSRVDDALSGISLPDGRTITISAPAPYGTRVFEQGASADTARPCQENLGLSVTVTVTASMDFELPPIMTRDVTVTGTGDFRCESD; this is translated from the coding sequence ATGACAGCACTAAGACGAGCGATGAGGCTCCGCTGGCGGCGCGACGACGGCGCTGTCGCCATCGAATTCGCGCTCGTGCTTCCGATCCTCGTGGTGCTCGTCTTCGGCATCATCCAGTTCGGACTGTTCTTCAACCGTCAGCAGGGGGTCCACGCCGCGGCCCGCGAGGGCGCCCGCATCGCCGCCCTGTCCTCGACGACCTCCGACGACGTCGTCTCGAGGGTCGATGACGCGCTGAGCGGCATCTCGTTGCCCGACGGTCGCACGATCACGATCTCCGCGCCTGCTCCCTACGGGACCCGGGTGTTCGAGCAGGGAGCGAGCGCCGACACCGCCCGCCCCTGCCAGGAGAACCTCGGCCTATCGGTGACGGTGACCGTCACGGCCTCCATGGATTTCGAGCTCCCACCCATCATGACGAGAGACGTCACCGTCACGGGGACAGGTGATTTCCGGTGCGAATCGGACTGA
- a CDS encoding Flp family type IVb pilin, producing MQAQGASFEGAKIEALTDAVTADAMATAGVPERTDKAATAVEYGIMIAAIAAVVIVVVVAVGGQVDSTLFQKVFENMQSLPD from the coding sequence ATGCAGGCACAGGGAGCAAGTTTCGAGGGGGCGAAGATCGAGGCCCTCACCGACGCGGTGACGGCCGATGCCATGGCGACAGCCGGCGTCCCGGAGCGCACCGACAAGGCGGCCACCGCTGTCGAGTACGGGATAATGATCGCGGCCATCGCGGCCGTGGTCATCGTCGTGGTCGTCGCGGTCGGCGGCCAGGTCGACTCGACGCTCTTCCAGAAGGTCTTCGAAAACATGCAGTCGCTACCGGATTGA
- a CDS encoding Flp family type IVb pilin, which produces MKEAAQFAHAWLVSTLKTRERGATAVEYGIMVAAIAAVIIAVVIAVGDEVDTAFTDVNTELAGLS; this is translated from the coding sequence ATGAAGGAAGCAGCACAGTTCGCACATGCGTGGCTCGTCAGCACGCTGAAGACCCGTGAGCGGGGCGCCACCGCAGTTGAGTACGGCATCATGGTCGCCGCCATCGCGGCCGTCATCATCGCCGTGGTCATCGCAGTCGGCGACGAGGTCGACACGGCGTTCACCGATGTGAACACCGAGCTGGCCGGCCTCTCCTGA
- a CDS encoding HAMP domain-containing sensor histidine kinase: protein MAEHHSVAAKAGERHEPPRAHSVDHRRDRAILSAAVLVLAAAAIGVVAGRQVDDIPTGFNSPVVVAMAASACLVGLIASGFMAVTRYRVGRDAISLLLGIGVLILAVGVVGYGLVYPLADGVSIGSTGDGVRAIVTGAGYGATVLFAATVFGAHRRAPIDVGRWLPVALVALVVGAAASALALEKNSFANAADDLVLPTGDRVLAVPVIVAFLVTGAAALWPALRRRRQALAWFGLGLVALGLGEILATETSVFGDVWSIGRMGMFVVASLLVLNGVAVDLRAAFVDQQREAAHHRWERELIARRHDAEVAAHEESLHDAASSVLAIQGVSRLLDSTQGSVSIDQRRAMTIALGAEVDRLQKLIRRGQRDSVVTDFNVRDVLAPLVTVHSANCEIALDVPAALAAHGVPDDFAEIVQNLIHNARRHAKPPILVTGRWRAGDVELSVADRGQGIAEGDRERIFQRGVSRLPDGTGLGLHIARTLLEQMEGDIWVEDRDGGGSRFVILMPAAETGRREHDTSLETRWETYTGKSAERPTGLKKTGILSKAARSELS, encoded by the coding sequence GTGGCGGAACACCACTCGGTAGCTGCAAAGGCCGGGGAGCGCCACGAGCCCCCGCGCGCTCACTCGGTCGACCACCGGCGCGACCGCGCAATACTCTCCGCGGCCGTACTCGTGCTGGCCGCGGCGGCCATCGGTGTCGTCGCCGGGCGGCAGGTCGACGACATCCCGACCGGCTTCAACAGCCCCGTTGTCGTGGCGATGGCTGCCTCGGCGTGTCTCGTCGGCCTCATCGCCTCCGGCTTCATGGCCGTCACCCGCTACCGGGTCGGGCGCGATGCCATCTCTCTCCTCCTCGGCATCGGTGTCCTGATCCTCGCGGTGGGTGTGGTCGGCTACGGCCTCGTGTACCCGCTCGCAGACGGCGTCTCGATCGGGAGCACCGGCGACGGTGTACGAGCGATCGTCACCGGCGCCGGCTACGGGGCCACCGTCCTGTTCGCCGCGACGGTCTTCGGTGCGCACCGACGGGCTCCCATCGACGTCGGGCGCTGGTTGCCCGTCGCCCTCGTGGCCCTCGTCGTGGGCGCGGCGGCATCGGCGCTCGCCCTCGAGAAGAACAGCTTTGCGAACGCGGCCGACGACCTCGTCCTTCCGACCGGCGACCGGGTGCTCGCCGTGCCGGTCATCGTCGCCTTCCTCGTGACCGGCGCCGCCGCCCTGTGGCCGGCCCTGCGCCGGCGCCGCCAGGCGCTCGCGTGGTTCGGCCTGGGGCTCGTGGCTCTCGGGCTCGGTGAGATCCTCGCGACCGAGACGTCCGTGTTCGGCGATGTCTGGTCGATCGGACGGATGGGGATGTTCGTCGTGGCCTCACTCCTCGTTCTCAACGGCGTCGCGGTCGATCTACGGGCCGCCTTCGTCGACCAGCAGCGCGAGGCCGCACATCACCGGTGGGAGCGTGAGCTGATCGCCCGCCGCCATGACGCCGAGGTCGCCGCCCATGAGGAGAGCCTCCACGACGCCGCCTCGTCGGTCCTCGCCATCCAGGGGGTGTCGCGGCTCCTCGATTCCACCCAGGGGTCGGTGTCGATCGACCAGCGCCGCGCCATGACGATCGCTCTCGGCGCCGAGGTCGACCGCCTTCAGAAGCTCATCCGGAGGGGTCAGCGCGATTCGGTGGTCACCGACTTCAACGTCCGCGACGTGCTCGCACCGCTGGTCACCGTCCACAGCGCCAACTGCGAGATCGCACTCGACGTCCCGGCGGCGCTCGCAGCCCACGGGGTCCCCGACGACTTCGCGGAGATCGTCCAGAATCTGATCCACAATGCCCGCCGCCACGCCAAGCCACCGATCCTGGTGACCGGCCGTTGGCGGGCCGGCGACGTCGAGCTCAGCGTCGCCGATCGCGGGCAGGGAATCGCGGAGGGTGACCGCGAGCGGATCTTCCAACGCGGCGTCAGTCGTCTCCCCGACGGGACCGGCCTCGGTCTGCACATCGCGCGGACGCTGCTCGAACAGATGGAAGGCGACATCTGGGTGGAGGACCGCGACGGCGGCGGCTCGCGGTTCGTCATCTTGATGCCGGCCGCCGAGACGGGTCGCCGCGAGCACGACACCTCGCTGGAGACACGGTGGGAGACCTACACCGGCAAGTCCGCCGAGCGGCCCACCGGTTTGAAGAAGACGGGAATCCTTAGCAAAGCCGCGAGGAGCGAATTGTCATGA
- a CDS encoding serine hydrolase domain-containing protein, with product MNRCARAVSAVAMAALLVAAGCSSDDDGAVGSADATTPTAVSTATPTPGGPGGDESTDGASQELTVGLEDLVADELAAWAEANGVPGAVAAVTIGDPGPQVDGERTVLVSTGVTDAATRTPMRTDSVFRIGSITKPVTAATVLSLAEDGLVDLDEPIGTYLPSWDVRELRYGGQITVRMLLDHTTGFIEYAFDPGFYLATLPRLDQPFDPEEVVDFVVGRDLLFEPGTAYSYNTGGYLLAGQIIEAVTGRPAHEVIRERILEPAGAGRLALQPAEQPAGELVRGYFAVPTSGPQADNPLAAPLRTLAELVDPDAVVTTNDGFLLDVTALPQNAVESAGWTGGGLEGTATDVVRLLPGILRGGILSPASVAEMTTTVFDADYGLGLRVGTVEGRTAWSHGGGVPGFRSTALYLPADDGPAVSIVILSNMIPIPTDIDVVAGRIAKLALDAAGS from the coding sequence ATGAACCGCTGCGCCCGCGCCGTGTCGGCTGTCGCCATGGCCGCCCTGTTGGTGGCGGCCGGGTGCAGTTCCGACGACGACGGTGCGGTCGGTTCGGCCGACGCCACGACTCCCACCGCGGTCTCCACTGCGACGCCGACACCGGGCGGCCCGGGCGGCGACGAGAGCACCGACGGCGCATCACAGGAGCTCACCGTCGGGCTCGAGGACCTGGTGGCCGACGAGCTGGCCGCCTGGGCCGAGGCGAACGGCGTACCCGGAGCGGTCGCCGCCGTGACGATCGGCGACCCCGGTCCACAGGTCGACGGCGAGCGGACCGTTCTCGTGTCCACCGGCGTCACGGACGCGGCGACCCGGACCCCGATGCGCACGGATTCGGTCTTCCGCATCGGATCGATCACCAAGCCGGTCACCGCGGCCACGGTGCTCAGCCTCGCGGAGGACGGACTCGTCGACCTGGACGAACCGATCGGCACCTATCTGCCCTCGTGGGACGTGCGTGAACTCCGCTACGGCGGGCAGATCACCGTTCGGATGCTTCTCGACCACACCACCGGCTTCATCGAGTACGCCTTCGACCCGGGCTTCTACCTGGCGACACTCCCCCGCCTGGACCAGCCGTTCGACCCCGAGGAGGTGGTCGACTTCGTCGTCGGTCGTGACCTCCTGTTCGAGCCGGGAACCGCCTACTCGTACAACACGGGGGGCTACCTCCTCGCCGGTCAGATCATCGAGGCCGTCACGGGACGCCCCGCCCACGAGGTCATCCGCGAGCGCATCCTCGAACCCGCCGGAGCCGGAAGGCTCGCCCTCCAGCCGGCCGAGCAGCCCGCCGGTGAGCTCGTGCGCGGCTACTTCGCCGTCCCGACCTCCGGGCCCCAGGCGGACAACCCACTCGCTGCGCCGCTGCGGACCCTGGCGGAGCTCGTGGACCCCGACGCGGTCGTCACGACCAACGACGGGTTCCTGCTCGACGTCACCGCCCTGCCCCAGAACGCCGTGGAATCCGCCGGCTGGACCGGGGGCGGGCTCGAGGGCACCGCGACGGACGTCGTGCGACTGCTACCCGGGATCCTGCGCGGCGGGATCCTCTCGCCGGCATCGGTCGCCGAGATGACGACGACGGTGTTCGACGCGGACTACGGCCTGGGTCTGCGGGTGGGGACGGTCGAGGGACGCACGGCCTGGTCCCACGGCGGGGGCGTGCCCGGTTTCCGGTCCACGGCGCTGTACCTGCCGGCTGACGACGGGCCCGCCGTCAGCATCGTGATCCTGTCGAACATGATCCCGATCCCGACCGACATCGACGTCGTGGCCGGACGGATCGCGAAGCTCGCGCTGGACGCCGCCGGCTCCTGA
- a CDS encoding response regulator transcription factor: MSRAGAEPQRVLVVDDHVLVGESIVNALRSRGFEAVATTATSSGAVLEIAADFKPTVVLLDLKLTGDHDGIELVQPLRQAGARVLILSALTDRPVLAACVEAGADGLVPKTQSFDVFVDQVCTAAAGERVLGVTHEQALLEDLRRARDEEKSRLEPFEALTPRETELLALLMEGCNASAVAERWYVSVATVRSHVRSLL, from the coding sequence ATGTCGAGAGCGGGGGCGGAACCCCAGCGGGTTCTCGTCGTCGACGACCATGTCCTCGTCGGCGAGAGCATCGTGAATGCTCTGCGGAGTCGCGGGTTCGAGGCGGTCGCCACGACGGCGACGTCGAGCGGGGCCGTGTTGGAGATCGCCGCCGACTTCAAGCCGACGGTGGTTCTGCTCGACCTCAAGTTGACCGGCGACCACGATGGCATCGAGCTCGTCCAGCCGCTGCGTCAGGCGGGGGCCCGGGTGCTCATCCTGTCAGCGCTGACCGACCGCCCCGTTCTCGCCGCCTGTGTCGAGGCCGGCGCCGACGGCCTCGTCCCGAAGACCCAGTCCTTCGACGTCTTCGTCGATCAGGTGTGCACCGCCGCCGCCGGGGAACGGGTTCTCGGGGTCACCCATGAGCAGGCGCTCCTCGAGGATCTGCGCCGTGCACGTGACGAGGAGAAGTCCCGGCTCGAGCCGTTCGAGGCGTTGACCCCGCGTGAGACCGAACTCCTGGCCCTGCTGATGGAGGGGTGCAACGCCTCCGCCGTGGCCGAGCGCTGGTACGTGTCGGTCGCGACCGTCCGTAGCCACGTCCGGTCACTGCTTTAG